One region of Eupeodes corollae chromosome 1, idEupCoro1.1, whole genome shotgun sequence genomic DNA includes:
- the LOC129942871 gene encoding ecdysone 20-monooxygenase, with protein MAFILLISLAILLVIYLNYNFQKLQSSLFSLGKRCDKLTVTKKGIWDIPGPYPVPFLGTKWTFLLGHYKLSQLHEAYKCMNEKYGPIVLEVTPGGVPIAHLFDKSDIEKILKYPSKYPFRPPTEIVVYYRNSRPDRYASVGITNEQGPTWQRLRSALTSHITSPKILQNFLPSLNSVCDDFIELIRHRRNPNTWEVKNFEDIANLMGLEAVCTLMLGRRMGFLSTESEQPEKVKLLAKAVKQLFVSQRDSYYGYGLWKYIPTKTYSQFSKSEDYVYDMISEMVEQALRDEEFEVTNFDDDDLKSIFISILQLKDIDIRDKKSAIIDFVAAGIETLANTLIFVLNFVTSSGNATEQILDEFRAYSGSVILQDTITNAKFTKACLQETYRLQPTAFCLARILEEDTILSGYELKSGTVVLCQNMIACHKNTNFKNAMSFIPERWIEKGAFNVNIESSSIVVPFGIGKRTCPGKRFVEMEVILLLAKMILAFDISFPKPLETEFEFLLVPKTPVSLILRDRSL; from the exons ATGGCGTTTATATTACTTATTTCATTGGCAATTTTGCTGGTCATCTATTTGAACTACAATTTCCAGAAGCTACAATCGAGTTTATTTTCCCTCGGCAAGCGATGTGACAAGCTGACAGTGACTAAAAAAGGAATATGGGATATACCAGGTCCTTATCCAGTTCCATTTCTCGGAACCAAATGGACGTTTCTCTTGGGACACTATAAATTATCTCAACTACATGAAGCTTATAAAT GTATGAACGAGAAGTATGGCCCGATTGTCCTGGAAGTGACGCCTGGTGGAGTTCCTATTGCCCACTTGTTTGATAAATCCGATATCGAAAAAATCCTGAAATATCCCAGCAAATATCCATTCAGACCACCCACAGAAATAGTTGTTTACTATCGCAATTCAAGGCCAGATCGTTACGCAAGTGTTGGAATAACAAATGA GCAAGGCCCAACATGGCAACGACTACGCTCAGCACTCACTTCACACATAACTTCGCCAAAAATCCTACAAAATTTTCTCCCCTCCTTGAATTCGGTGTGTGATGATTTTATCGAACTTATTCGTCATCGAAGGAACCCTAATACCTGGGAGGTCAAGAACTTTGAAGATATTGCCAATTTAATGGGCCTGGAGGCAGTTTGTACTCTAATGCTTGGTCGAAGAATGGGTTTTTTATCAACCGAATCCGAGCAGcctgaaaaagtaaaattacttgCGAAAGCCGTTAAGCAACTTTTTGTTTCACAACGAGATTCCTACTATGGATACGGCCTGTGGAAGTACATACCCACTAAAACCTACTCGCAGTTTTCAAAAAGCGAGGATTATGTCTATGA TATGATTTCAGAGATGGTGGAACAAGCTCTGCGAGACGAAGAATTCGAAGTTACCAAtttcgatgatgatgatttgaAAAGCATCTTTATAAGTATCTTACAATTGAAAGATATTGACATTCGTGATAAAAAGTCTGCAATAATCGACTTTGTAGCCGCTGGCATAGAAACG TTGGCCAACACGCTCATATTTGTTCTCAATTTTGTGACTAGTAGCGGGAATGCAACAGAACAAATTCTTGACGAATTCCGAGCTTATTCTGGAAGTGTGATTCTGCAAGATACGATAACAAATGCAAAATTCACAAAAGCTTGCCTGCAAGAGACTTATCGTCTTCAACCGACTGCCTTTTGTTTAGCTCGAATTCTCGAAGAGGATACAATTTTGTCGGGATATGAACTTAAATCAGGG ACAGTGGTTCTGTGTCAAAACATGATTGCTTGCCATAAAAATACCAATTTCAAAAACGCAATGAGCTTCATTCCGGAAAGATGGATTGAAAAAGGCGCTTTTAATGTAAACATTGAAAGCTCATCGATAGTCGTTCCATTTGGTATTGGAAAACGTACTTGCCCGGGAAAACGCTTCGTGGAAATGGAAGTTATTTTACTATTAGCAAAG ATGATATTAGCTTTTGATATAAGCTTTCCCAAACCCTTAGAaactgaatttgaatttttactcGTGCCGAAAACTCCAGTGAGTTTAATATTAAGAGATCGTAGTCTTTAG